Proteins encoded together in one Pangasianodon hypophthalmus isolate fPanHyp1 chromosome 18, fPanHyp1.pri, whole genome shotgun sequence window:
- the golgb1 gene encoding golgin subfamily B member 1 — protein MFSRLTQGVTSVLQELSGEEHRHDDADPQDGLVPRLLSGPDASSDVSGPSEEILDQLAQTEQLVVQLKELIREKDSQLANAEKLLKEEKEQGDAKFTKLKLQAKAKMAALNKQIAELKGQEGLNTSQSSESSFTLPSGLEEELHKLKEKLSQEESSSQSLREQLRVAEQRIKEKEEEHAEQVQVLQAVVKDKDVRFQEQIQKHEEELLQLNTQASHDAELQQALRDSQRRIEELEESLRSRSEVLEMLQQELNSADEQKQILTAQFRQMEQELAEAHKLREQEKQQIAMHAEEQLQALRSNLEALEKEKEQSIMTLEAELSQRTSELDNVKASLDESVSKGKEADASIEAELTTLRANLEASERQREEVTKKLEVEVERRVAELHLLQEKLDALEREREEASQSEREELTRLQMELTSLRERLDAGKEEQDARVQAKQALEKLWKGLHSLSSEGSEVEMAVPEDPAQVLTVLEARLDNLREEHQEREVRMSQISVTIETLQGQLDKSTAEGEEAVARIQQLEQQLAKCQVTDEPLGDQVTDLSVRDLDKAEDESAAGHSSEKISALEQQLVEQEKELAALRERLAFTELQNLKISQEGNSDSQNTENIPGVPDSSGVLPGLEDVSEEDTTLIAVDSETSAMSTSVVSSSADNESSPEMTGPQPESPVELKGASSDEMVTSTDSEVAHSSWTLLEAINQDAGQEWPQQIQDLNALHLSTQSWEETSEEQVTSTCSMVKVESSSMVIQETVQIQISQQESNLLNTDSSPSQAFAQILAEELQKRYSELLSELQQMKDSAADSQEKIHLLEEELKSLTVVKDEVEARVLRYERDLIEARAEIQREAEQKTSEKDSQKNVLEEQLESLQKEAHSKDQKIQSLQADLDEIQQKLIDKEAQARMLGAQLEDRELVSSELEEKVITMEARIQQFSEEAERAKAALLGKTTEVDDLQQSLSLKEQEMMELSDSMTAKLLQAGEEKFAISSEVRILKEQMMELEKTWHDQQKLKASNTADETEDLVALRKENENLIAQIATMKTDGEQLKRKLQAALVQRKELMKKIAGFEKEAEGCKEKVNLERDVTSEEREREQELQNLEAQLQEIRQVLNCKEEALKVLEQKTLSQDQALAEAHVEIQRLIEEAKALSENEQIIHQVQEDNARLQSQVANMESDIDALQKKLQEAVDSRKETLRKAKEKDRHHREQLRQQKEEYSGLLERFEAKDEEKAKLIKHVKELESLVESRESVDKEKLVIVEEVSETATENVEKPGSGDWVQEDWVDFTTSDTEISQQEPPAEQPPQTTSGNHESVINSLQDKVKSEQAARVDLEIQLQESQASLSLKETELLELSKELETLRTKEKQIDSLSEELDALRKKCEQAEAHAEMLKAEVEEAAIVVKTSISDAESPVVALQAEVDEFKQFLQSKNDEINDLSQQLSEQSFLLQKMQETVLEKDQLIASLQEGLKAEQENRQKLEAEIPQKQQEEKDNNAKLQQLQRKFQAALVSRKEVLKENQTLKEELTSAEELRSELLAKITNIEVNLSNLSTEKDKLIEEVDRTLLENQSLGATCESLKLAMDGLLNEKEMYKRQVESAREEAEQTSRQWEEKVQGMKEEYETLLKSYENVSDEAERVRRVLEAARQERQESVAKARVYESAKQEAEKVAEEAQKEVDTVKEKMRKFAKTKHQKIMDLEEENEKLREQVEKKGTKEQDTNLEQELEGVKNEFDALKANFDSLEAERNSLERETEKLKQQLAQEMDKKNSVILDVGSSEEVKERVVAQHLSPVLTENQEDLALRSVSRESNLFEQEMVTKIERTESQHIETDKQLKEKEAALEVAEGKLQELQAALEDEKRTRVEQETLLNAELSSLRQHLQESVEREEKLKQECSKRETQLQVTHTRLEDMMGTSVDQEFLLNSELSSLKQYLQESAEREQKLKEECSKKENQLQELRTSLEVEKDDLEERLMNQLAQVNGSIAGYQQEAAESRDRLADLQRELEKVQREQSELEAMLAAERDRAARLEEDKRQAQRERAEAEAEAGKQRELEQKLKSAQRVKEGSQSRARQLEELLREKQLEVRQMQKDCIQYQERISVLDREAKALLLGRDEVSNELEAAHQEMAKIKEERSRLESELSTYKGKLDMAQGEVSQALAEKVASEQLLRRREAELKSEAERTLDEVRYRLGAELKQMELRLEQAYRDREREEEATLVAKNIADAAQKYAQETQARLDESLARLAAFSRSMSSLQDDRDRVLDEAKQWENRFHSALQGKEAELREAESRAKDLSEQLQKETTQKEQLQSSLERLEKAEERWQLELSEAEKKHNESLIALEKEREELQQKLTQAESSLAQAQSQLTSLEAEAEGLRHRAKALEEAVDKLQSEANQARAELKERETEERRLCLNLEQLETDLRASKTLTDTLQAELAEKQKREMELLGEKEHAVTQAVEEARKEADSRAEKAERQLEERRTVVRDLEERLRKTEEDASQSKARLDTFTKAMGSLQDDRDRVLSQYKQLEERHLQVMMEKDGLIQEAATENNGLKEELRALLAQRDDLHAENAKLDAQLHGYRDELKEVLSMKDSQHKKLLSVHLERISALEKEGEEFKAKMEVLEKEALVKRGPAVEHEILIQSGQVEAVRHDAPGAELEKLREQLQAARKKITTLEETLASEREAYKAHSKELKELRWEGGILRTETETAEERVAELARDLMEMEQKLLAEKEAAAQLQAQNQAFGQAMASLQDSRDEAISEVKELRLRMEESHRLGHSSAPPSSPTGEVWSLKNALSALQNDRERMLEQLQMQRNELDRLGSGELTRLTKILEEERKKTEETEKRMTVLLQERDTQLERDRQELEMLKLEHSDLQAQAESLRKQTLATLSERDQQIRQLGAMLEEARSSEPKLLQEHTHRQGRIAEDSAPGGPLGHSEDYKAECVLLQKRLDEEMELRLSVQERLSAAQDHLKRYTQDEWHSGPRDVHSETAVLIEPPEGAVTRSRSGGPGLVRMLRGAFCSRQRTPLLVSLYLLTIHAVLLLCLGGYL, from the exons AGTTCAGAGAGCTCCTTCACGCTGCCTTCTGGCTTGGAGGAGGAACTCCACAAGTTAAAAGAAAAGTTAAGTCAGGAGGAATCGTCAAGTCAAAGCCTGCGAGAGCAGCTGAGAGTCGCAGAGCAGCGgattaaagagaaagaagaggagcATGCAGAACAG GTGCAAGTTCTGCAGGCTGTAGTAAAGGACAAAGACGTGCGGTTTCAGGAGCAAATCCAAAAGCATGAGGAGGAGCTGCTTCAGCTCAACACCCAGGCCTCACACGATGCCGAGCTACAGCAG GCTCTGCGTGATTCCCAGAGGAGGATCGAGGAGCTGGAGGAATCCTTGCGCTCTCGTTCAGAAGTCCTGGAGATGTTACAGCAGGAGCTCAACAGTGCAGATGAACAGAAACAG ATTCTGACTGCACAGTTCAGACAGATGGAGCAGGAGTTAGCCGAGGCCCATAAACTAAGAGAACAGGAAAAGCAGCAAATAGCCATGCATGCTGAGGAGCAACTCCAAGCTTTGAGAAGCAATCTAGAGGCtttagagaaggagaaagagcagAGCATCATGACTCTTGAAGCAGAATTGTCCCAAAGGACATCTGAGCTAGACAACGTGAAAGCAAGTCTGGATGAAAGTGTTAGTAAAGGGAAGGAAGCGGATGCTAGCATCGAGGCGGAGCTAACCACACTGCGAGCCAATCTAGAAgcttcagagagacagagagaggaagtaaCGAAGAAGCTGGAGGTTGAGGTTGAACGTCGTGTGGCTGAGCTGCACCTGTTACAAGAGAAGCTCGATGCATTggaaagggaaagagaggaaGCATCgcagagtgaaagagaggagTTGACACGGCTGCAGATGGAGCTCACGTCCCTCAGAGAAAGACTGGATGCTGGGAAAGAGGAACAGGATGCCAGGGTACAAGCCAAGCAAGCGCTGGAAAAGCTCTGGAAGGGACTTCACTCTCTAAGCAGTGAAGGATCTGAGGTAGAGATGGCCGTCCCAGAAGATCCTGCACAGGTTCTGACTGTTTTGGAAGCTAGATTGGACAACCTGAGAGAAGAACATCAGGAGAGAGAAGTGCGGATGTCTCAAATCAGCGTCACCATAGAAACTCTGCAAG GACAGCTAGATAAAAGCACCGCAGAGGGAGAGGAGGCAGTAGCCAGGATTCAGCAGCTTGAGCAACAGCTTGCCAAGTGTCAG GTTACTGATGAGCCACTgggagatcaggtgactgacctGTCTGTGAGGGATTTGGATAAAGCAgaag ATGAAAGTGCCGCTGGACACAGTTCTGAGAAGATTTCGGCACTGGAGCAGCAGCTGGTGGAGCAAGAGAAGGAGCTTGCTGCCCTCAGGGAACGGCTGGCGTTCACCGAGCTACAGAACCTGAAGATTTCCCAGGAAGGAAATTCTGACTctcaaaatactgaaaatattcCTGGTGTACCCGATAGTTCTGGAGTGCTACCTGGTCTTGAAGACGTTTCAGAGGAAGACACAACACTGATTGCAGTAGATTCAGAAACATCTGCTATGTCTACATCGGTCGTGTCGTCATCTGCTGACAATGAGAGCAGTCCTGAGATGACTGGACCACAGCCTGAGTCACCTGTAGAGTTAAAGGGAGCTTCTTCTGATGAGATGGTAACTAGCACAGACTCAGAAGTTGCTCATAGCAGCTGGACACTTCTGGAAGCTATTAATcaagatgcaggtcaagagtgGCCTCAACAAATTCAGGACTTAAATGCTCTTCACCTTTCCACCCAGTCCTGGGAAGAAACTAGCGAAGAGCAGGTCACATCTACATGCTCGATGGTAAAGGTAGAATCATCATCCATGGTTATCCAGGAAACAGTACAGATTCAAATTAGCCAGCAGGAATCAAACTTGCTGAATACTGATTCCAGTCCTAGTCAGGCTTTTGCACAGATCCTGGCAGAGGAACTCCAGAAAAGATACAGTGAACTCCTGAGTGAACTTCAACAAATGAAAGATTCAGCTGCTGACTCCCAGGAGAAAATACACCTCCTGGAAGAAGAACTGAAGTCGCTGACAGTTGTTAAAGATGAAGTAGAGGCAAGGGTCTTAAGATATGAAAGAGACTTGATAGAAGCTCGAGCTGAGATTCAAAGAGAAGCAGAGCAGAAAACATCAGAGAAAGATAGCCAGAAGAATGTTCTTGAGGAGCAACTGGAGAGCTTGCAGAAGGAGGCTCACTCCAAGGATCAGAAGATCCAATCTCTGCAGGCAGATCTTGATGAGATCCAGCAGAAACTTATTGACAAAGAAGCTCAAGCCCGGATGCTGGGTGCACAGTTGGAGGACAGAGAACTTGTCTCCTCTGAACTGGAGGAGAAAGTCATCACCATGGAGGCAAGAATTCAGCAATTTTCTGAGGAGGCTGAGCGAGCTAAAGCTGCTCTCCTTGGCAAGACCACTGAGGTTGACGATTTGCAGCAATCTCTTTCCCTGAAAGAGCAGGAGATGATGGAACTTAGTGATAGCATGACTGCCAAACTGCTTCAAGCAGGTGAGGAAAAGTTTGCAATATCTAGTGAGGTCAGAATACTAAAAGAGCAGATGATGGAACTTGAGAAAACCTGGCATGACCAGCAGAAGTTGAAAGCAAGTAACACAGCTGATGAAACCGAAGACTTGGTAGCTTTGCGGAAGGAGAATGAGAACCTGATTGCTCAAATAGCCACCATGAAAACAGATGGGGAACAGCTGAAGCGAAAGTTGCAGGCAGCTTTGGTACAGCGCAAAGAGTTGATGAAAAAGATTGCTGGGTTTGAGAAGGAAGCAGAAGGTTGTAAAGAAAAAGTAAATCTAGAGAGAGACGTTACCTccgaagaaagagaaagagagcaggagCTACAGAACCTTGAAGCACAATTACAAGAGATCAGACAAGTCTTGAATTGCAAAGAAGAGGCTTTGAAGGTTCTGGAACAGAAAACGCTGAGCCAAGATCAAGCACTGGCCGAGGCGCATGTAGAAATCCAACGCCTGATTGAAGAGGCTAAAGCATTAagtgaaaatgaacaaataatacACCAAGTTCAAGAAGATAACGCTAGACTCCAGTCACAGGTTGCCAACATGGAATCTGATATTGATGCATTGCAGAAAAAGCTCCAGGAGGCTGTGGATTCTCGTAAAGAGACTCTGCGGAAGGCAAAGGAAAAAGATAGGCACCATCGTGAGCAGCTGAGACAGCAGAAAGAAGAGTACAGTGGTCTGCTAGAACGTTTTGAAGCTAAGGATGAAGAGAAAGCTAAGCTAATAAAACATGTGAAAGAGCTAGAAAGTCTTGTGGAATCAAGGGAATCAGTAGATAAAGAAAAGCTTGTGATTGTAGAGGAAGTGTCTGAGACTGCAACTGAGAATGTGGAGAAACCAGGATCAGGGGATTGGGTTCAAGAGGATTGGGTGGACTTTACTACATCTGATACTGAAATCAGTCAGCAAGAACCACCTGCTGAGCAACCTCCACAGACCACATCAGGAAATCATGAGAGTGTTATAAATTCCCTTCAAGACAAGGTAAAATCTGAACAAGCTGCCCGTGTGGATTTAGAAATACAGCTGCAAGAAAGCCAGGCATCTCTATCACTCAAGGAGACTGAGTTGCTTGAGCTCAGCAAAGAGCTGGAGACATTGAGGACCAAGGAGAAACAGATTGATTCTCTTTCAGAAGAGCTGGATGCTTTGAGAAAAAAGTGTGAGCAAGCAGAAGCCCATGCAGAAATGTTAAAGGCGGAAGTGGAGGAGGCTGCCATTGTGGTCAAGACGAGCATCTCTGATGCAGAATCTCCTGTTGTAGCTCTTCAGGCAGAAGTGGATGAGTTTAAGCAGTTCCTCCAAAGCAAAAATGATGAGATCAATGATCTAAGCCAACAGCTGAGTGAGCAGAGCTTCCTTCTACAGAAAATGCAGGAGACCGTATTGGAGAAAGATCAGCTGATCGCTTCCTTACAAGAGGGATTGAAAGCTGAGCAAGAGAATCGTCAAAAACTGGAAGCAGAAATTCCACAGaagcagcaggaggagaaaGACAACAATGCCAAGTTACAGCAGCTACAGCGCAAATTTCAGGCTGCTCTGGTATCACGAAAGGAAGTTCTCAAAGAAAACCAAACCTTAAAGGAAGAGCTGACTAGTGCTGAGGAGTTGAGATCAGAGTTGCTAGCAAAGATTACGAATATCGAAGTAAATCTGAGTAATCTAagcacagagaaagacaaactAATTGAAGAGGTGGATAGGACCTTGCTGGAGAACCAGAGTCTTGGTGCTACCTGTGAAAGCCTTAAGCTAGCAATGGATGGTCtgctaaatgaaaaagaaatgtacaaaCGCCAAGTTGAAAGTGCCAGAGAAGAAGCTGAGCAAACATCCAGGCAGTGGGAAGAAAAGGTGCAAGGCATGAAGGAGGAGTACGAGACCTTACTGAAGTCATATGAGAATGTGAGTGATGAAGCTGAGCGGGTTAGAAGAGTGCTGGAGGCTGCAAGACAGGAAAGGCAAGAATCCGTGGCCAAAGCAAGGGTCTATGAATCAGCCAAACAAGAGGCTGAAAAGGTAGCGGAGGAAGCTCAAAAGGAAGTAGATACTGTgaaggagaaaatgagaaagttTGCCAAGACAAAACATCAGAAAATTATGGATCTAGAAGAGGAGAATGAGAAGCTTAGAGAACAAGTAGAGAAGAAAGGAACCAAAGAACAAGACACCAATTTGGAGCAAGAGCTTGAGGGAGTTAAGAATGAGTTTGATGCTTTGAAAGCAAATTTTGATTCATTAGAAGCTGAACGAAATTCTTTGGAACGGgaaactgaaaaactgaaacaaCAGCTGGCTcaagaaatggataaaaagaacaGTGTAATTTTGGATGTTGGTTCCTCTGAGGAAGTTAAGGAACGTGTAGTTGCTCAGCATTTGAGCCCTGTTTTAACTGAAAACCAAGAAGATCTAGCTCTTCGTAGTGTTTCCAGAGAATCTAATCTGTTTGAGCAAGAAATGGTAACTAAGATTGAAAGGACTGAAAGCCAACACATAGAAACTGATAAGCAGCTGAAGGAAAAGGAAGCAGCACTTGAGGTAGCAGAGGGCAAGTTACAAGAACTACAAGCAGCTCTTGAAGATGAGAAAAGAACCAGAGTTGAACAAGAAACACTGCTTAATGCAGAGTTATCTTCTCTTAGGCAACACCTTCAAGAGTCTGTAGAACGAGAAGAGAAGTTGAAACAGGAGTGCTCAAAAAGAGAAACCCAGCTTCAGGTGACTCACACAAGACTTGAAGACATGATGGGAACCAGTGTTGATCAGGAATTTTTGCTTAATTCAGAGCTGTCCTCTCTTAAGCAATATCTTCAGGAGTCTGCAGAAAGAGAACAGAAGCTGAAGGAAGAGTGCTCTaagaaagaaaatcagcttCAGGAACTTCGCACAAGCCTAGAGGTTGAGAAGGATGACCTTGAAGAACGACTGATGAACCAGTTAGCCCAGGTCAATGGCAGTATAGCAGGTTACCAACAGGAGGCAGCCGAGAGCCGAGATCGCCTTGCAGACCTGCAGCGAGAATTGGAGAAAGTGCAGAGGGAACAATCTGAATTGGAGGCCATGTTGGCAGCGGAAAGAGATCGAGCAGCCAGGCTTGAGGAAGATAAAAGACAGGCTCAGCGAGAAAGAGCTGAGGCAGAAGCGGAAGCAGGCAAACAGAGAGAGCTTGAGCAGAAGCTAAAATCTGCACAGAGAGTGAAGGAAGGTAGCCAGAGCCGAGCACGTCAGCTTGAGGAGCTGTTGAGAGAGAAACAGCTGGAGGTCCGACAGATGCAAAAAGACTGCATCCAGTACCAAGAAAGAATCAGTGTACTAGACCGGGAAGCTAAAGCTCTCCTGTTGGGTAGAGATGAGGTATCTAATGAGCTTGAAGCAGCTCACCAGGAGATGGCAAAGATCAAAGAAGAGAGAAGCAGACTTGAATCAGAGTTGTCGACATATAAAGGGAAGCTGGATATGGCTCAGGGTGAGGTGAGCCAGGCACTTGCTGAGAAAGTGGCCTCTGAACAACTGCTACGTCGGCGAGAGGCCGAGTTGAAGTCCGAAGCTGAACGAACCCTTGATGAGGTGAGATATCGCTTAGGAGCAGAGCTTAAACAGATGGAACTAAGGTTGGAGCAGGCctatagagacagagaaagagaagaagaagcaaCTCTTGTAGCTAAGAATATTGCAGATGCTGCACAGAAATATGCCCAGGAAACACAAGCACGTCTGGATGAATCGCTAGCACGACTGGCTGCCTTCTCGCGATCCATGTCCTCGCTGCAGGATGACCGTGACCGCGTTCTGGATGAAGCTAAACAGTGGGAGAACCGCTTCCACAGCGCCCTCCAAGGTAAAGAGGCTGAACTGAGGGAAGCCGAAAGCAGAGCTAAAGACCTATCTGAGCAACTTCAGAAGGAGACAACACAAAAAGAGCAGCTGCAGAGCTCATTGGAGAG GTTGGAGAAAGCAGAGGAGCGGTGGCAGCTGGAGTTGTCCGAGGCGGAGAAAAAGCACAATGAATCTCTAATTGctttggaaaaagaaagagaagagttGCAGCAGAAACTGACCCAGGCAGAAAGCTCTCTGGCCCAGGCACAGTCTCAACTGACCTCCCTGGAAGCGGAAGCAGAAGGGCTACGTCATCGAGCTAAGGCTCTAGAAGAAGCAGTTGACAAGCTTCAGAGTGAAGCCAATCAGGCCAGGGCTGAACTTAAGGAGcgagaaacagaagaaagaagGTTGTGCTTAAATCTGGAGCAACTAGAGACAGACCTGCGTGCCTCTAAGACCCTTACAGACACACTTCAAGCAGAGTTGGCTGAGAAGCAGAAGAGAGAAATGGAGCTCCTTGGAGAGAAGGAACACGCCGTCACTCAG GCTGTGGAGGAGGCCAGGAAGGAGGCAGACAGCAGGGCAGAAAAAGCAGAGAGACAGCTGGAGGAGAGAAGAACAGTTGTGAGAGATCTTGAGGAGAGGCTTCGTAAAACTGAGGAGGATGCCAGCCAAAGCAAAGCTCGATTGGACACCTTCACAAAGGCTATGGGATCCCTGCAGGATGATCGAGACAGGGTACTAAGCCAATATAAGCAGTTAGAGGAGCGACACCTCCAG GTAATGATGGAGAAGGACGGTCTCATTCAAGAAGCTGCTACTGAGAACAACGGCTTGAAGGAGGAGCTCCGTGCCCTTCTGGCCCAACGTGATGACCTCCATGCTGAAAACGCCAAGCTGGACGCTCAACTCCATGGCTACCGAGATGAGTTAAAGGAGGTTCTCTCTATGAAGGACTCCCAGCATAAGAAGCTGCTTTCAGTCCATCTTGAACGTATCAGTGCCTtagaaaaagagggagaagagTTCAAGGCCAAGATGGAGGTTTTGGAAAAAGAAGCTTTGGTAAAAAGAGGACCTGCAGTGGAGCATGAGATTTTGATCCAGTCTGGACAGGTTGAAGCGGTGCGCCATGATGCTCCTGGTGCAGAGCTGGAGAAGCTAAGGGAGCAGCTTCAGGCAGCCAGGAAGAAGATCACCACCCTTGAGGAAACACTAGCATCTGAAAGGGAGGCATATAAAGCCCACAGTAAGGAGTTGAAAGAGCTGCGCTGGGAGGGCGGCATACTTCGGACTGAGACTGAGACGGCTGAGGAGAGGGTGGCTGAACTGGCCAGAGACTTGATGGAAATGGAGCAGAAGTTGCTAGCAGAGAAAGAGGCAGCAGCTCAGCTCCAAGCTCAGAACCAGGCCTTCGGTCAAGCCATGGCCTCTTTGCAGGATTCACGTGACGAAGCCATCAGTGAAGTGAAGGAACTGCGCCTTCGCATGGAAGAGAGTCACCGATTGGGACACTCATCAGCACCACCTAGCAGCCCTACTGGTGAAGTGTGGAGTCTGAAGAATGCCCTTTCTGCACTCCAGAATGACCGGGAAAGAATG CTCGAACAGCTGCAGATGCAACGCAACGAGCTGGACAGACTCGGATCCGGAGAGCTCACAAGACTTACTAAGATCCTGGAGGAGGAAAGGAAGAagacagaagagacagagaaaaggatGACTGTGCTGCTACAGGAGAGAGATACACAGCTGGAGAGGGACAGACAGGAACTGGAGATGCTCAA GCTGGAGCATAGCGACTTGCAGGCTCAAGCCGAGTCGCTGAGGAAGCAAACTCTAGCAACGCTTTCTGAACGTGACCAGCAGATACGCCAACTCGGTGCCATGCTGGAGGAGGCGCGATCATCAGAACCAAAACTactgcaggaacacacacacagacag GGAAGAATTGCCGAAGACAGCGCCCCTGGAGGCCCGCTCGGGCATAGCGAGGACTATAAAGCAGAATGCGTTCTTCTCCAGAAGAG gtTGGATGAGGAGATGGAGCTGAGGCTCAGCGTACAGGAGCGGCTCTCAGCAGCACAGGATCATCTCAAACG atacaCGCAGGATGAGTGGCACTCAGGACCGCGGGACGTTCACTCTGAGACAGCGGTGCTTATCGAGCCACCGGAGGGCGCTGTTACTCGG AGCCGGAGTGGAGGCCCAGGACTGGTGCGAATGCTACGAGGAGCTTTCTGTTCCCGCCAGAGAACGCCGCTGCTCGTGTCTCTGTACTTACTGACGATCCACGCCGTGCTGCTACTCTGTCTGGGAGGATatctctga